One Megalops cyprinoides isolate fMegCyp1 chromosome 17, fMegCyp1.pri, whole genome shotgun sequence DNA window includes the following coding sequences:
- the LOC118792645 gene encoding MAGUK p55 subfamily member 5-A-like produces the protein MTTLHMESHVTEDSGGGGQGGAGVGRSGEPRAPPMERMLRHQDEVRRRSEEEVRSRQELSLSSSMRLKKLSQKPGVGVDNPTFEPAGTVESAQDTGGTSKLLDLEDLSTSLKQAQHSLSDAESQEDVEVLLRLVQKAAFQSAFSLHNAVLHSAAQNNPPLPLTGPAQGLAQEVQTMLQLIQNTEGVELNTLLTSPHLQALMETQDSGVEQQVYLEPLLRPGQSLVQHGGETVKLVHLEKARDVPLGATVRNDSGSVVISRVVKGGAAERSGLLKEGDEILAINGVEMRGKSISEVCNILAEMHGSLSFILIPASKSGPAPHRENVVHVKAYFDYDPSDDPYLPCRELGLSFLKGDVLHISSQDDPNWWQAYRDGDEDNQPLAGLIPGKNFQQQREAMKQTIEEDVEPEKFGNLWCAKKNKKKSKKILSSNKDDAYDSEEILTYEEMALYHQPADRKRPIALIGPSNSGKSELRQRLMFHEPERFGGAVPHTTRPQRPAEVDGQDYHFVSRQAFEAEATAMKFIESGEFEGNLYGTSTDSVRQAINAGKICLLCLHTRSLKVLRSSDLKPYIVFLAPPSQERLRTLLAKEGKKPKLDELREIIEKAREMEQNCGHLFDAVIINTDQEKAFQELLHLINKLDTEPQWVPASWLR, from the exons ATGACCACGTTACACATGGAGAGTCACGTGACGGAGGACTccggaggaggggggcaggggggtgcgGGCGTGGGCCGTTCCGGGGAGCCGAGGGCCCCTCCAATGGAGAGAATGCTCCGGCACCAGGACgaagtgaggaggaggagcgagGAGGAAGTGCGCAGCAGGCAGGAGCTCAGCCTCAGCTCCTCCATGCGTCTGAAGAAGCTCTCACAGAAGCCCGGGGTCGGCGTCGACAACCCCACCTTCGAACCTGCCGGGACTGTGGAGTCTGCACAGGACACGGGAGGGACCTCAAAACtgctgg ACCTGGAGGACCTGTCCACATCCCTGAAGCAGGCCCAGCACTCTCTCAGCGATGCCGAGAGCCAGGAGGATGTGGAGGTCCTCCTGCGCCTGGTTCAGAAGGCCGCCTTCCAGAGCGCCTTCAGCTTGCACAATGCAGTGCTGCACAGCGCGGCCCAGAACAACCCGCCCCTGCCCCTCACGGGCCCGGCACAGGGGCTGGCACAGGAG GTGCAGACCATgttgcagctcatccagaacacGGAAGGTGTGGAACTTAACACCTTGCTGACTTCTCCTCACCTCCAG GCTCTGATGGAGACTCAGGACAGCGGGGTGGAGCAGCAGGTGTATCTGGAGCCCCTGCTCAGGCCCGGCCAGAGCCTGGTGCAGCACGGGGGCGAGACCGTCAAGCTCGTGCACCTGGAGAAGGCCCGAGACGTCCCTCTG GGGGCGACGGTGCGTAACGACTCGGGCAGCGTGGTTATCAGCCGCGTGGTGAAGGGGGGGGCAGCGGAGCGGAGCGGCCTGCTGAAGGAGGGCGATGAAATCCTGGCGATCAACGGGGTGGAGATGCGCGGGAAGAGCATCAGCGAAGTCTGCAACATCCTG GCGGAGATGCACGGCTCCCTGAGCTTCATCCTGATCCCTGCCTCGAAGTCCGGGCCCGCGCCACACCGAGAGAATGTG gTCCACGTGAAAGCGTACTTCGACTACGACCCCTCGGACGACCCTTACCTGCCCTGCCGCGAGCTGGGGCTCTCTTTCCTGAAGGGGGACGTCCTGCACATCAGCAGCCAGGACGACCCCAACTGGTGGCAGGCGTACCGCGACGGTGACGAGGACAACCAGCCACTCGCTGGGCTGATCCCAG GGAAGAACttccagcagcagagagaagctaTGAAGCAAACCATAGAGGAGGATGTCGAGCCTGAGAAGTTTG GAAACCTTTGGTGTGCaaagaagaataagaagaagagTAAGAAGATTCTTTCCAGTAACAAAGATGACG CTTATGACAGCGAGGAAATCCTGACCTATGAGGAGATGGCGCTGTACCACCAGCCGGCCGACCGCAAACGGCCCATCGCCCTGATTGGTCCTTCCAACAGCGGGAAGAGCGAGCTGCGGCAGAGGCTCATGTTTCACGAGCCGGAGAGATTCGGCGGCGCTGTACCGC ACACGACGCGACCCCAGCGGCCGGCCGAGGTGGACGGGCAGGACTACCACTTCGTGTCGCGGCAGGCCTTTGAGGCGGAAGCGACCGCCATGAAGTTCATCGAGTCGGGCGAGTTCGAGGGGAACCTGTACGGCACCAGCACCGACTCGGTCCGACAGGCGATCAACGCGGGCAAGATCTGCCTGCTGTGCCTGCACACCCGG tCCCTGAAGGTGTTGCGCAGCTCAGATCTGAAGCCCTACATCGTCTTCCTTGCTCCTCCCTCCCAGGAGCGATTGCGCACCCTGCTGGccaaggaggggaaaaaacccaAG ctggATGAACTCAGGGAGATCATTGAGAAGGCACGGGAAATGGAGCAGAACTGTGGACACCTGTTTGATGCTGTCATCATTAACACTGACCAGGAAAAGGCTTTCCAGGAACTGCTGCACCTAATCAACAAGCTTGACACTGAGCCACAGTGGGTCCCCGCCTCCTGGCTCCGTTAA
- the LOC118792272 gene encoding V-type proton ATPase subunit D, whose amino-acid sequence MSGKDRIDIFPSRMAQTIMKARLKGAQTGRNLLKKKADALSMRFRQILRKIIETKTLMGEVMREAAFSLAEAKFAAGDFSTTVIQNVNKAQVKVRAKKDNVAGVTLPVFEHYQEGGDSYELTGLARGGEQLAKLKRNYAKAVELLVELASLQTSFVTLDEAIKITNRRVNAIEHVIIPRIERTLSYIITELDEREREEFYRLKKIQEKKKLMREKTEKEIAARMAALGPIAEPTNMLTEETDEDLLFE is encoded by the exons ATGTCAGGAAAAGATAGGATCGACATATTCCCTTCTCGAAT GGCGCAGACCATCATGAAGGCGCGTTTGAAGGGTGCCCAGACCGGCCGAAACCTGCTCAAGAAGAAGGCGGATGCCCTGTCGATGCGTTTTCGCCAGATTCTCCGCAAGATTATTGAG ACCAAGACTTTGATGGGAGAGGTGATGAGGGAGGCGGCTTTCTCCCTGGCAGAGGCCAAGTTTGCAGCTGGAGACTTCAG TACCACAGTGATCCAGAATGTGAACAAAGCACAGGTCAAGGTCCGGGCTAAGAAGGATAACGTAGCAG GTGTCACACTTCCGGTCTTTGAGCACTACCAGGAAGGAGGGGACA GCTATGAGCTGACTGGTCTGGCCAGGGGTGGGGAGCAGCTGGCCAAATTGAAGAGGAACTATGCCAaggctgtggagctgctggtAGAGCTGGCCTCCCTGCAG ACCTCCTTTGTCACTCTGGACGAGGCCATCAAGATCACCAACCGACGTGTGAATGCCATTGAACATG TGATCATTCCCCGGATAGAGCGCACCCTTTCCTACATCATCACCGAGCTGGacgaaagggagagagaggaattcTACAG GCTGAAGAAGATCCAGGAGAAGAAGAAGCTGATGAGGGAGAAGACGGAGAAGGAGATCGCGGCGCGTATGGCCGCGCTGGGCCCCATCGCAGAGCCCACCAACATGCTGACAGAGGAGACGGACGAGGACCTGCTGTTCGAGTGA